The genomic region GCTGAAGATCTTTTAAGGCCACCAACGAGAGGGGAGAGTTTAAAAGAAGTTGGTTGCAAATGTTTTGAAGAACTAGCTTCCAGGTTATTTTTTAAACAAGATTTGTATTCTTATTATAAGATGCATGATCTATTGCATGACCTGGCAATTTTCCTTGCTGGAGACTTCTACTGTTCATTAGAAGAGCATGGTAAAGCAAAAGATGTGACTACTTTGACTCGTCATTTGTCCTATGAAGACTTGAATCATGTGCTCTCACAAAATTTTGATTCCATAACTAAAGTTAAATCCTTGAGGACATTCCTCCCAAGCAGTTTCAGTATCTATTCTCTATTCAACGAAGTTGATGGCAATACTATCGATATCTTGATAAAGAAGTTCAAATATTTGAGAGTTTTGTCATTTGACTCGTTTAAGAATCTTGATTTTTTTTCATTTGGCTCGTTCAGTAAACTTGATATATTGCTTGATTCAGTAGGTGAATTGATTCATCTACGCTATTTGAATCTCTCTTGGACAGACATCACCACATTGCCAGAGTCATTGTGCAACTTGCATAATCTACAAACATTAATATTGTATGAATGTACTAGGCTGACTAAGTTACCTAGTGGCATGCATAATCTTGTGAATTTACAGCACCTTGATCTTAGGCGAACTTGTTTGGAAGAAATGCCAGGAGGAATAGGTAAGTTGAAACACTTGCCTATTTTAGATTATTTTGTGGTGGGCAGGCATGAAGACAATGGAATCCAAGAATTAGCAGGGCTCTCAAATCTTCATGGATCATTTGAGATTAAGAAATTAGAGAATGTTGTTGATGCCAGACAAGCAAGGGGTGCAAGGATgttggagaagaaccaaattaACAACTTATTGTTGGAATGGTGTTCAGACGATGAGATGGTTACAAGCACAGAGACTCTGACAGATATACTCGACGGATTGCAACCGCACAATGGGTTGAAAGAGTTGAAAATCAAGGGATACAAGGGTACAATATTTCCAGATTGGTTGGGGGGCTGTTCCTACAACAATATGACTCATGTATCTCTAGAGTCTTGCAAGAATTGCTGCATGCTGCCTTCACTTGGACAGCTGCCATCTCTTAAGTCCCTGCGCATTGAAGGTTTTGATCAGCTCAAGCGTATTGGTGATGAGTTTTACAAGAATGAAAGAGATCATGATTCTTTGCCTACTGCACCGTTTCCCTCACTGGAGACATTGgaatttcataacattccatgcTTGCAGGAGTGGCACGTAATTGACCCAGAAGCTTTTCCTCAGCTTAAGAGACTTCGAATAAAAGACTGTCCAATGTTAAAGGAAGATATGCTTAATGGCATATTCTTGAGAATGGTTTCTTCTTCATCGAATGCTTCCAAAATTCGCAAACTGGAAATACGGGGAGATCATGAAAAAAGGTCTAATGAGATTCTACCTCGTGGGGATGCTTTATCAATAAGGGGATGTGAATCCTTGGTGAAGTCTGCATTTAATGCAAGGAGCATCAACCATCTATGTTGTCTCCAAGAAGTACATATTTATTACTGTTTGTCTGCTGTATCCTTTCCGGACAATTGTTTACCCAAATCTCTGCAAAAGCTCACAATCTACTGGTGCCCAAAATTTGAATTCCCGGAGCAACAGCAGCACAAGTATGATTTGGTAGAGCTACAAATAGAAGCCAGCTGTGATTCACTGACCTCGTTTTCTTTGGATACCTTTCCCAATCTCAAGAATCTCGAGATAAGAGACTGTAGGAATCTGGAATCAGTGTCAATGTCAGAGGCACCACACGCTGCTCTTGAACGTCTCATAATCAGTGGGTGCTCCAAATTAGTGTCATTAGCAGGAGAAGGACTGGCTGCACCCAACTTGACTCATCTTCAAGTCAGATGGTGCACAAAGTTGGAGGCATTACCACGTGACATGAAGAGTCTACTCCCAAGTTTACAGTCTCTCCAGATATATGGTTGCCCAAACATTTACAGGTTGCCAGAGGGTGATTTGCCGCCTAACTTGAAATCTCTTGGTGTGGGAGGTTGCGAGGAACAAATGAGGATTCTATCATGGATGGGCAACTTGGACACCATCACTCATCTCACCATTTCTGGTAGTGGGTGTGTGAGCACAATAAAGTCATACCCCGAGGTGGATTCCCTGCCTCATCTACCCTCCCTTACCACTCTACATATCAACAACTTTGATAATCTAGAGGCATTGGAGTGCAACGAGCTTCTCCGCCTCACCTCCCTTCAACAATTGCACATTGAGTACTGCTACAAGCTGGAGAATATGGAAGGAGAAACTCTGCCTTCCTCTCTCATCCTACTTCAAATTGAAGGGTGTCATTTGCTAGAAGAACACTGCAAGAACAAGCATCAACTAATCTGGCCCAAAATTTCACACATTCCAACCATTAAAGTCAATGATAAACAAATTTTCTGAATATAAATTTCTGAGCAGGTAATTATCTAACTTCACGGTTCTCATGCCACCACAATTCAATTATACTTGCATCAATTTCCTTTTCCTCAAAAGAAAAGACTTCTCTCTTTCTTTACACATTACTAACTAGTTGGACTGATAATCTGATTCGCCAACAATAAAATTTGCAGTCTTTTTTTTCAGTCATTGGGAAACCTCTCAGTCTGTAGCTGTACTCAAAAGAAATATCCTCTGTTATTCTCAAAAAAGGTCATTCTTACAAATTGGAAGATAGGGAATATATATGTGCATCTATATATTCTATATCTAACATTTGAGAATTTCTATATTCTATATCCAATAGCAGTCATGTTTGAACTTTGAACCAACATGCTAAACAAATGAGTTTCAATATCTAATGCAAGGGTTATATCAAACTTGAATTGTAGGCTCTTTTTTTGGGTTAAATTTACAATTTGAAGGCATCATGATGATTGATATCATTATTGAACCTAGCTGAAATATTGTTACGTATATGTTAAAGCTATGATAATCTACATCTTACCAAGCATGAAACAGTTAATTAATTAACTTCTATTCAAAGGTAGGTATAACAGCTTTGATATTCCCTTGGAATTATATGACACAAAAATAAAGATTTCATTAAGAGAACGGTATACTTTTAATAATTGATCATTTAAACTTTACAATTTTGTTGACTTGCTGTGTTCTACGGTTCATGCCAGACAAAAAGCTTAGAATTATTTTTTGTTGATTAAAACATGAAACTATTTACAAAATATCATATTAAATGAATTGTAGATCCTATACTAACTCTTTCTAATATGAAATTGTATGCTGCCATGTGCTTATTATGTAATAGTTTGACTGATATAATAAGATATTCTTTGCAAGCCTAATTTGGATTCATTGGCATATTATCGTTCTCTTActagttattttttgtaaaatatttGCGTCATATGATATTATGTCAGCCTCAACTTCCATTGCAGTATTGTTATATTGATCTCAATTTTTTTCTCAAGCTGAATTTCTGCCTTTCAAGTTTCAATTCTGTTTTTGAATCTAAAAAGGAAGCCAATAATGTTGAAGAAGTGCTCTTTCTCCATTTACTAAATTGCTCATATGATTGTGTATTTATCATGTAGGTTCTGGTCATTTTCCTGTGTAGTAGGCCCAAGCCAAAACTTTCTGAAGTGTCTCTACATTCCCGTTAGTGTTTGAACCTAATCAGATTTGGATGAACTTGAGTGGACACAACCAATTGAGCAAAGAGAAGAAAAGTTGAGAGGAGATGCTAATTTTGCAGGGGCAGTAACTTGTTTTCATCAAGTGAAAGATCGGATGGTCAAATCTTATTGAGCTGAACCTATAACTGGAGATTCTGCACTCACAGTTCTTCAATTTGGAGGATTGATTTGAGAACTTAGATCCCTAATATATATAACTACCTGAAATCATGAACAGTAGCTGCTTTTCTGGTGAAATTTGAACACTCTTACATTTTTGTTGCATCACTCAGATTTAAAAACACAAATTAAAAGCTCCAAACAAACTATTATACTAAGACTAAGACATTAGCAACGTacaaattattaaaataagacaACTAACATGAATTATTGTTATTAATAACCTCATAATATGTTACCATGATATACATACAAAAATGTGGCGCCAAAATGTTCCTAGTTTTATATAGTTTCGGCAGAGACTAGTAGTGTCCGTTGGTGACACGGAAACAGCACCACTTGCAAGAAAGAATTAAAAAATGAAAAGTTAGAGTAAATCCAATTAAACACTCCAAGCTATGAATTTTCTAAGTTATCTCGGAGACTGATACCATGTTTTGTTGCTAAGAAATCATTGACTCCTTGCCTCCTTGGCATACACTACTTGATTGAGAAAAACTTAGTAGTTCACTACACTGCAACCATTGTTCTCTTACCTTTCTCTGAAAATCCATTCACTTTGCTGTTGTTGAGTTCATATCATCATGGCTGGTGCAGTTGTTGGTGGAGCTTTTCTCTCGGGATTCATTAACATTGTCATTAACAAGTCCCTTAGAGAGGATGTGGTCAACTTGGtgttgggcaagaagcttggctCTGACTTAGTTGAAAGGCTGAAGATTTCTCTGTTCGCTGCTGAAGCTGTGCTTGATGATGCTGAGTACAAGCAACTGGGCGACGATCGTGTGAGGGATTGGCTCAACTGTCTCAGGGATGCTGTTTATGACGCTGATGACTTTCTGGACGCTGTCCTCACCAAAGCTGCCACTCAAAAGGAGGTACGTTCATTCTTGCCTGGTTTCTTCCTCAACCGACATAGGAAGATGGCAGATAACATGGAAGGGGTGGTTGCAAGAATAGAATTTCttgtaaaccaaaaagataaCCTTGGTCTTCAAAAGAGTACCAAGGATAATAacttgtcatcatcatcatcatcatggcgAGAAACCACATGTCTGATGGAAGGGAACATATATGGCAGGGAGAATGATCAACAAGctttaatcaaaataataaatgacaagagtGAATCTCAGTTATCTGTGATTCCTATTGTTGGCATGGGTGGGGTTGGTAAAACAACCTTAGCCAAATGGGCATACAGTGTCGTGGAAGGATTTGATCTGAAAGCATGGGTCTGCATCTCTGAAACATTTGATGTTGATGAGATTACAAAGAAAACCATTGAGGAAATTACAAAAACTACTTGTAGCCTTGGGAGTTTAAATTTACTTCAAAATGAATTGCAGAAAATCTTGTCGGGAAAGAAGTTCTTTATTGTTCTAGATGATGTCTGGAGCGAAGATGCCAATAAGTGGAAGCAATTTATAACTCCTTTTCAATGCGGGGCTAAGGGTAGTACAATTCTTCTAACAACTCGCAATCAAGAGGTTGCTTCAGTAGTTCAAACATGTCCCTCTTGCACTCTTAATGAGTTGTCGGAAGAGTCTTGTTGGTTATTGTTTGCAGCCAATGCATGTTTTCCAGAGTCAAACAGGAACCCAACACTAGTTGATGTCGGTAGACAAATTGTCAACAAGTGTAAGGGTTTGCCATTAGCTGTAGAAACACTTGGCCGCATGTTGGGAGGAAAGGATGATGTGGAAGAATGGAAAGCTGTTTTAAGGAGTGCCATCTGGGACTTTCCTATGAAGAATAGTAAAATTATTCCAGCATTGTTAATAAGCTACTTCCAG from Arachis ipaensis cultivar K30076 chromosome B02, Araip1.1, whole genome shotgun sequence harbors:
- the LOC110262350 gene encoding putative disease resistance protein At3g14460 isoform X2 — protein: MAGSLVGGAFLSGFINVVFDRLLTKDAVNLVLGKKLDPDLVKRLKISLHAAEAVLDDAEYKQLGNESVREWLNDLRDAVYEADDLLDAVLTKEAIPKEGSSYWPDYFLNREREMVDEMERVVTKIEFLEQQKDFLGLQKTTNILSSSWRESTSLVEGNIYGREDDQQALLKVINDSSESELSVIPIVGMGGVGKTTLAKWVYNTTEGFDFKAWVCISETFDVVEITRKTIEEITKTTCSLGSLNLLQNKLLEILSGKKFFVVLDDVWSDDTDNWKKFITPFHCGGKGSMILLTTRIKEVASVVQTCSSYFLNELSEDSCWLLFAENAIFPESNGNPILVDVGRQIVNKCKGLPLAVETLGRLLQGKDDAKEWNAVLSSDIWEFPMKNSKIIPALLISYFQLPAYLKRCFVYCSLYPKDYLFEKDELILLWMAEDLLRPPTRGESLKEVGCKCFEELASRLFFKQDLYSYYKMHDLLHDLAIFLAGDFYCSLEEHGKAKDVTTLTRHLSYEDLNHVLSQNFDSITKVKSLRTFLPSSFSIYSLFNEVDGNTIDILIKKFKYLRVLSFDSFKNLDFFSFGSFSKLDILLDSVGELIHLRYLNLSWTDITTLPESLCNLHNLQTLILYECTRLTKLPSGMHNLVNLQHLDLRRTCLEEMPGGIGKLKHLPILDYFVVGRHEDNGIQELAGLSNLHGSFEIKKLENVVDARQARGARMLEKNQINNLLLEWCSDDEMVTSTETLTDILDGLQPHNGLKELKIKGYKGTIFPDWLGGCSYNNMTHVSLESCKNCCMLPSLGQLPSLKSLRIEGFDQLKRIGDEFYKNERDHDSLPTAPFPSLETLEFHNIPCLQEWHVIDPEAFPQLKRLRIKDCPMLKEDMLNGIFLRMVSSSSNASKIRKLEIRGDHEKRSNEILPRGDALSIRGCESLVKSAFNARSINHLCCLQEVHIYYCLSAVSFPDNCLPKSLQKLTIYWCPKFEFPEQQQHKYDLVELQIEASCDSLTSFSLDTFPNLKNLEIRDCRNLESVSMSEAPHAALERLIISGCSKLVSLAGEGLAAPNLTHLQVRWCTKLEALPRDMKSLLPSLQSLQIYGCPNIYRLAEGGLPPNLKELEVGIGEQQLRDLSWMPNFYALTRLTIIGFNCDSVTSYPEVGSLPHLPSLTTLYIEFFDNLETLKCNELLRLTSLQQLHILLCPKLENMVGEKLPPSLLLLDIEGCGLLGEHCKNKHQLIWPKISHIPNVRVKQRFLSR
- the LOC110262350 gene encoding putative disease resistance protein At3g14460 isoform X1 encodes the protein MAGSLVGGAFLSGFINVVFDRLLTKDAVNLVLGKKLDPDLVKRLKISLHAAEAVLDDAEYKQLGNESVREWLNDLRDAVYEADDLLDAVLTKEAIPKEGSSYWPDYFLNREREMVDEMERVVTKIEFLEQQKDFLGLQKTTNILSSSWRESTSLVEGNIYGREDDQQALLKVINDSSESELSVIPIVGMGGVGKTTLAKWVYNTTEGFDFKAWVCISETFDVVEITRKTIEEITKTTCSLGSLNLLQNKLLEILSGKKFFVVLDDVWSDDTDNWKKFITPFHCGGKGSMILLTTRIKEVASVVQTCSSYFLNELSEDSCWLLFAENAIFPESNGNPILVDVGRQIVNKCKGLPLAVETLGRLLQGKDDAKEWNAVLSSDIWEFPMKNSKIIPALLISYFQLPAYLKRCFVYCSLYPKDYLFEKDELILLWMAEDLLRPPTRGESLKEVGCKCFEELASRLFFKQDLYSYYKMHDLLHDLAIFLAGDFYCSLEEHGKAKDVTTLTRHLSYEDLNHVLSQNFDSITKVKSLRTFLPSSFSIYSLFNEVDGNTIDILIKKFKYLRVLSFDSFKNLDFFSFGSFSKLDILLDSVGELIHLRYLNLSWTDITTLPESLCNLHNLQTLILYECTRLTKLPSGMHNLVNLQHLDLRRTCLEEMPGGIGKLKHLPILDYFVVGRHEDNGIQELAGLSNLHGSFEIKKLENVVDARQARGARMLEKNQINNLLLEWCSDDEMVTSTETLTDILDGLQPHNGLKELKIKGYKGTIFPDWLGGCSYNNMTHVSLESCKNCCMLPSLGQLPSLKSLRIEGFDQLKRIGDEFYKNERDHDSLPTAPFPSLETLEFHNIPCLQEWHVIDPEAFPQLKRLRIKDCPMLKEDMLNGIFLRMVSSSSNASKIRKLEIRGDHEKRSNEILPRGDALSIRGCESLVKSAFNARSINHLCCLQEVHIYYCLSAVSFPDNCLPKSLQKLTIYWCPKFEFPEQQQHKYDLVELQIEASCDSLTSFSLDTFPNLKNLEIRDCRNLESVSMSEAPHAALERLIISGCSKLVSLAGEGLAAPNLTHLQVRWCTKLEALPRDMKSLLPSLQSLQIYGCPNIYRLPEGDLPPNLKSLGVGGCEEQMRILSWMGNLDTITHLTISGSGCVSTIKSYPEVDSLPHLPSLTTLHINNFDNLEALECNELLRLTSLQQLHIEYCYKLENMEGETLPSSLILLQIEGCHLLEEHCKNKHQLIWPKISHIPTIKVNDKQIF